In Acidisarcina polymorpha, one DNA window encodes the following:
- a CDS encoding YybH family protein: MTLSTTFDETAIKKTIARYFDALNHSDVDAALTLYTDDPVMLPFLQPTVVRREAVRQNYEGTFQHIQFGWKRGSRSWWRCLQSGPTYGVRWTVHTGHHSKGLFGHVSRFHELSSFQNEQGEWRIARYSFSPTAELPA; encoded by the coding sequence ATGACTCTCTCTACTACGTTCGACGAGACCGCGATCAAGAAGACAATTGCCCGATACTTCGACGCGCTAAATCATAGCGATGTCGACGCAGCACTCACGCTTTATACAGACGATCCAGTGATGTTGCCGTTCCTTCAGCCCACCGTCGTCAGGAGGGAGGCCGTCCGACAAAATTATGAGGGCACCTTCCAGCACATCCAATTTGGATGGAAACGAGGATCCAGGAGTTGGTGGAGATGTCTCCAGAGTGGGCCTACGTACGGAGTCCGCTGGACTGTTCACACCGGCCACCACTCGAAAGGGCTCTTCGGCCACGTTTCACGGTTTCACGAACTTTCCTCCTTCCAAAACGAGCAAGGAGAATGGCGCATCGCGAGATATAGCTTTTCCCCCACTGCCGAGTTGCCCGCGTAA